Proteins encoded in a region of the Pseudomonas syringae KCTC 12500 genome:
- a CDS encoding magnesium transporter CorA family protein, with product MIQGLKLDNNQLLACDPQKAQVLWFSKPDAGERRLLLERFHLDEHAVASALDPDEISRIEFHPDALFVIWKRPENYSGKDSFSFDVSSFGVLLSRDQLVLICDDEQPLSALGAHRPLNQPLDILLELLFNNIHHYLGHLKVIKMVARELQQKFNSSLENRHLLQMFNLSESLVYYINAIHSNGAVLTRLRNHAQGRQYAADSLALIDDMIIENDQCYKQAEIYSTVFAGLMDARGNLVNNSTNTLLRKLTLINVVFLPLNLIAGIGGMSEFSMMTAPLHWWVSYPALLLAMLGMGAVMVWGLRRMARAA from the coding sequence ATGATTCAGGGCCTGAAACTCGACAACAACCAGTTGCTGGCATGTGATCCGCAAAAGGCCCAGGTGCTGTGGTTCAGCAAACCTGATGCCGGGGAACGCAGATTATTGCTGGAGCGATTCCACCTTGATGAGCACGCCGTTGCCTCGGCACTCGACCCGGACGAAATTTCGCGCATCGAGTTTCACCCTGATGCGTTGTTCGTCATCTGGAAACGTCCCGAGAACTATTCGGGCAAGGACAGCTTCTCGTTCGACGTTTCGTCCTTTGGCGTGCTGCTGAGCCGGGACCAACTGGTGCTGATCTGTGATGACGAGCAACCCTTGAGCGCGCTGGGGGCTCACCGCCCGTTGAACCAGCCGCTGGATATCCTTCTGGAACTGCTGTTCAACAACATTCATCACTATCTGGGTCACTTGAAAGTCATCAAGATGGTCGCCCGGGAATTGCAGCAGAAATTCAACTCTTCCCTGGAAAACCGCCATCTGCTGCAGATGTTCAACCTCAGCGAAAGTCTGGTGTATTACATCAACGCCATCCACAGCAACGGTGCGGTCCTGACGCGTCTGCGCAATCATGCGCAAGGTAGGCAATACGCCGCCGACAGCCTGGCGCTGATCGACGACATGATCATCGAGAACGACCAGTGCTACAAACAGGCGGAGATCTATTCCACGGTGTTCGCCGGTCTGATGGATGCGCGCGGCAATCTGGTCAATAACAGCACCAACACCCTGCTGCGCAAACTGACCTTGATCAATGTGGTGTTTCTGCCGTTGAACCTGATTGCCGGGATCGGCGGCATGTCGGAATTCAGCATGATGACCGCCCCGCTGCACTGGTGGGTGTCTTACCCGGCACTGCTACTGGCCATGCTCGGAATGGGGGCGGTGATGGTCTGGGGGCTGCGCAGAATGGCGCGCGCGGCCTGA
- a CDS encoding metal-dependent hydrolase family protein, with the protein MSTTEATHLILRNGRLLDVQQGQLISGQEVVIEGERIVAVRAEGEPAPSGAQVIDLGGRTLMPGLIDCHVHVLASNANLGMNALQPNAIIMYRALPILAAMLDRGFTTVRDAGGADWALARSIQMGLIPGPRIFASGKALSQTGGHGDMRARGELLLNEPCSCCFRAGAIARVVDGVDNVRLAVREELQQGANQIKIMASGGVSSPTDPIANTQYSEAEIRAIVDEAAAANTYVMAHAYTARAIRRAIECGVRTIEHGNLVDADTARLMAEKGAFAVPTQVTYEMLAEYGERFGLPADSVAKIEDVRQAGRNALLLFAEAGVPMGYGSDLLGEMHEYQTHELKIRAELLGNLAALRSATSVAAQILQREGELGCIAAGAIADLLVVDGDPLSDISCLVGQGEHLAMIVQGGHVRKNTLV; encoded by the coding sequence ATGAGTACCACTGAAGCCACACACCTGATCCTGCGCAACGGCCGCCTGCTGGACGTGCAACAAGGACAATTGATTTCAGGCCAGGAGGTTGTGATTGAGGGTGAGCGCATTGTCGCGGTGCGCGCCGAGGGTGAACCGGCCCCGTCCGGCGCTCAGGTCATCGATCTGGGTGGCAGAACACTGATGCCCGGCCTGATCGACTGCCATGTGCACGTGCTGGCTTCTAACGCCAACCTGGGCATGAACGCCCTGCAACCCAACGCAATCATCATGTACCGCGCCTTGCCGATTCTGGCGGCGATGCTCGACCGTGGTTTTACCACCGTGCGCGATGCCGGGGGTGCTGACTGGGCGTTGGCCCGTTCGATTCAGATGGGGCTGATTCCCGGCCCGCGCATCTTCGCATCGGGCAAGGCACTGTCGCAGACCGGTGGCCATGGCGACATGCGCGCACGTGGCGAACTGCTGCTCAACGAGCCCTGCTCCTGCTGCTTCCGCGCCGGGGCCATCGCCCGCGTGGTGGATGGCGTCGACAACGTGCGTCTGGCAGTACGCGAAGAGCTGCAGCAAGGCGCCAACCAGATCAAGATCATGGCCTCGGGCGGTGTGTCCTCGCCAACCGACCCGATTGCCAACACCCAATACAGCGAAGCTGAAATTCGCGCCATCGTCGATGAGGCTGCCGCGGCGAACACCTACGTCATGGCCCACGCCTACACCGCTCGGGCGATTCGCCGTGCCATCGAATGCGGCGTCAGGACCATCGAACATGGCAATCTGGTCGATGCCGACACCGCGCGGCTGATGGCTGAGAAAGGCGCATTTGCGGTACCTACCCAAGTCACTTACGAAATGCTCGCCGAATATGGCGAACGCTTTGGGCTGCCGGCTGACTCGGTCGCGAAGATCGAGGATGTACGCCAGGCCGGGCGCAATGCCCTGTTACTGTTCGCCGAAGCGGGCGTTCCGATGGGCTATGGCTCGGATTTGCTGGGTGAAATGCATGAGTACCAGACTCATGAATTGAAGATTCGCGCAGAACTGCTGGGTAATCTGGCAGCGCTGCGCAGTGCGACAAGTGTGGCGGCGCAGATCCTTCAGCGTGAAGGCGAACTGGGCTGCATCGCCGCCGGTGCGATAGCCGATCTGCTGGTGGTGGATGGCGACCCGCTGAGCGATATCAGTTGCCTGGTCGGTCAGGGCGAGCACCTGGCGATGATTGTTCAGGGCGGTCATGTGCGCAAGAACACCCTGGTCTGA
- a CDS encoding polysaccharide deacetylase family protein, translating into MIKFVLKAFCVLTIAASLSACISAPIPLTAKTAAQLQQQPPVRFLLTFDDGPSASTFYNPSITVLDSLADNPLQPGIKAVFFVQTGATGAGNSDQGRAIMRRQHEEGHLLGFHTATPHHTNHRSLSDEELEQSLTQGCAIIASITGVPTTLLRPPFWNYDKRTFSAYQRHHLQVLLTDLSANDGKIWGYNFSLRRRSNMVSQLSQVRERIAAGELPAVDGVIPVVVTFHDLNRYTARHAREYLQILVDSAGQTGVRLADKPFYDDSAQLQRAALARTVKAAGEPVSLPGAWSWIWDHNAH; encoded by the coding sequence GTGATTAAGTTCGTGCTCAAGGCGTTTTGCGTACTGACCATCGCTGCGAGCCTGTCGGCCTGCATCAGCGCGCCGATCCCGCTGACCGCGAAAACCGCCGCGCAGCTGCAGCAACAGCCACCGGTTCGATTTCTGCTGACCTTTGACGATGGTCCGAGTGCTTCGACGTTCTACAACCCCAGCATCACCGTGCTCGACAGCCTGGCCGACAATCCGCTGCAGCCAGGCATCAAGGCGGTGTTCTTCGTGCAGACCGGCGCAACCGGTGCGGGTAACAGTGATCAGGGCCGGGCGATCATGCGTCGTCAGCATGAAGAAGGGCACCTGCTGGGCTTTCACACCGCAACGCCGCACCACACCAACCACCGTTCGCTGAGCGATGAGGAACTGGAGCAATCCCTGACCCAGGGCTGCGCGATCATTGCCTCGATCACCGGAGTGCCGACCACCTTGCTGCGTCCGCCGTTCTGGAACTACGACAAACGCACGTTCAGCGCCTATCAGCGCCACCATCTTCAGGTACTGCTCACTGACCTGAGTGCCAATGACGGCAAGATCTGGGGCTATAACTTCAGCCTGCGCCGCCGTTCCAACATGGTCAGCCAGCTCTCGCAGGTGCGCGAGCGCATTGCCGCCGGCGAGCTGCCTGCGGTGGATGGCGTGATTCCGGTGGTGGTGACCTTCCATGACCTGAACCGCTACACCGCGCGGCATGCGCGGGAGTACCTGCAGATTCTGGTCGACAGTGCCGGGCAGACCGGCGTGCGGCTCGCCGACAAGCCGTTCTATGACGACAGCGCGCAGTTGCAGCGCGCGGCACTGGCCCGCACGGTCAAGGCGGCGGGCGAGCCTGTCAGCTTGCCCGGTGCGTGGAGCTGGATCTGGGACCACAACGCGCACTGA
- a CDS encoding RimK family alpha-L-glutamate ligase — MSAAQVKMNEVSAQLALSATTRRADPTTLFAAQRQLVIIVERLEDWASYFPSEDLISAQDYLEKPLKATAGRRVQVINLCRSYKYLGHGYYCSLLAEARQHNVIPSVKTISELTRKSLYGLALDDLDKLLETALEDHPYDDTEGFTLTLYFGQTTLEPLKDLARQLFEVFPCPILMVEFRKRDNWHIAGIKAGALPRLREDQQDEFATALEGFSRNVWRQPSSRRMARYDLAILHDPQEQLPPSNPEALANFIRVGQRLGIDVELIEKKDYARLAEYDALLIRETTSVDNHTYRFAKKAESEGLVVMDDSTSILRCTNKVYLTDLLKSHDLGMPRTEILYKDRPEELQHVATRLGFPLVLKIPDGCFSRGVIKVSTPEEMHTATTQLFEHSVLLLAQEFFYTEYDWRIGILNRKPIFACQYFMSKGHWQIYNHKAIGAEVIGECRTLAVHEAPRAVVELALKTANLIGDGLYGVDLKQSGDQVVVIEVNDNPNLDAGIEDAYLQDDLYSLVLEEFVRRLELKRLGQAW; from the coding sequence ATGTCAGCGGCACAGGTGAAGATGAACGAAGTATCTGCGCAACTTGCGCTTTCAGCAACAACCCGACGTGCAGACCCCACAACACTCTTTGCAGCGCAGAGGCAACTGGTGATTATTGTCGAACGCCTCGAAGACTGGGCATCGTACTTTCCCAGCGAAGACTTGATCAGCGCCCAGGACTACCTGGAAAAACCGCTGAAAGCCACGGCAGGCAGGCGTGTGCAAGTCATCAACCTGTGCCGCAGCTACAAATACCTGGGCCACGGTTATTACTGTTCCCTGCTGGCCGAAGCGCGCCAGCACAATGTCATTCCCTCGGTAAAGACCATCAGCGAGTTGACCCGCAAGTCACTCTACGGCCTGGCCCTCGATGACCTGGACAAGTTGCTGGAGACCGCACTTGAGGATCACCCTTATGACGACACCGAAGGGTTTACCCTGACACTGTACTTTGGCCAGACCACACTTGAGCCGTTGAAGGATCTTGCCCGTCAGTTGTTTGAAGTCTTCCCCTGCCCGATCCTGATGGTGGAGTTTCGCAAGCGCGACAATTGGCATATTGCGGGTATCAAGGCCGGCGCTCTGCCGCGTTTGCGCGAAGATCAGCAGGATGAGTTCGCCACGGCGCTGGAAGGCTTCAGCCGCAACGTCTGGCGCCAGCCCAGTTCCCGGCGCATGGCCCGCTACGACCTGGCGATTCTGCATGACCCGCAGGAACAGCTGCCGCCGTCCAACCCTGAGGCGCTGGCCAATTTCATCCGCGTCGGTCAGCGCCTGGGCATCGATGTCGAGCTGATCGAAAAGAAAGACTACGCCCGGCTGGCCGAGTACGACGCGCTGCTGATTCGCGAAACCACCAGCGTCGACAACCACACCTATCGCTTTGCCAAGAAGGCCGAAAGCGAGGGGCTGGTGGTCATGGACGACTCTACCTCGATCCTGCGCTGCACCAACAAGGTGTACCTGACCGACCTGCTCAAAAGCCATGATCTGGGCATGCCGCGAACGGAAATCCTTTACAAGGACCGCCCGGAAGAACTGCAGCACGTGGCCACACGCCTGGGCTTCCCGCTGGTATTGAAGATTCCCGATGGCTGCTTTTCCAGAGGTGTTATCAAGGTCAGCACGCCCGAGGAAATGCACACAGCGACGACCCAGTTGTTCGAGCACTCGGTATTGCTGCTGGCTCAGGAGTTTTTCTACACCGAGTACGACTGGCGCATTGGCATTCTCAATCGCAAACCGATATTCGCCTGCCAATACTTCATGTCCAAGGGGCATTGGCAGATCTACAACCACAAGGCGATCGGTGCCGAGGTGATTGGCGAATGCCGCACGCTGGCGGTGCACGAAGCGCCGCGCGCCGTGGTCGAACTGGCGCTCAAGACCGCCAACCTGATTGGTGACGGCTTGTATGGCGTGGACTTGAAACAGTCAGGCGATCAAGTGGTGGTGATCGAGGTCAACGACAACCCGAACCTGGATGCCGGCATCGAAGACGCTTATCTGCAGGATGATCTGTACAGCCTGGTGCTGGAAGAGTTCGTCCGCCGTCTGGAGCTCAAGCGCCTCGGTCAGGCATGGTAA
- a CDS encoding LysR substrate-binding domain-containing protein, with product MNTRRLTPSMSLLLAFEAAARHGSFTKAADELALTQSAVSRQVQALEAQLEVELFKRDGRRIELTTAGALYQHELAAALGRIRSATLQTIAHKAEGGTLHLAVLPTFGSKWLLPRMNDFYTRHPGYVVHIHSRIVHADLTPAASEMNAIICAGNGNWPGYIAHPLVSEKLVVIASPAALAGYQSMTPTQVAQHALLSVVSRPNAWSDWFDSNRLDHHIMRPGPSFELTSHLIQAVAAGIGIALVPRILVQDEIHSGELVTLFEPLDSGRNYYLAYATRFQNLPSLCVFREWLLSTPFPDPL from the coding sequence ATGAACACCCGAAGACTGACGCCCTCCATGTCGCTGCTGCTCGCCTTCGAGGCCGCCGCGCGGCATGGCAGCTTCACCAAGGCCGCAGACGAACTGGCCCTGACCCAGAGCGCCGTCAGCCGGCAGGTGCAGGCGCTGGAGGCACAACTGGAAGTCGAACTGTTCAAGCGTGATGGCAGACGCATCGAGCTGACCACCGCAGGCGCGCTGTATCAGCATGAGCTGGCTGCCGCGCTGGGCCGCATCCGCAGTGCGACCCTGCAAACCATCGCGCACAAGGCCGAAGGCGGCACACTGCATCTGGCCGTGCTGCCGACCTTCGGCTCGAAGTGGCTGCTGCCACGCATGAATGACTTTTACACCCGCCATCCGGGCTATGTGGTGCATATCCATTCACGCATCGTGCATGCCGACCTGACGCCCGCCGCCAGCGAAATGAACGCGATCATCTGTGCCGGCAACGGCAACTGGCCCGGTTATATCGCCCATCCGCTGGTCAGTGAAAAACTGGTGGTCATTGCCAGCCCGGCTGCCCTTGCCGGCTACCAGTCGATGACCCCGACGCAGGTGGCCCAGCATGCGTTGCTGAGCGTGGTGTCGCGGCCCAATGCCTGGTCGGACTGGTTCGACAGTAATCGGCTGGACCACCACATCATGCGCCCCGGTCCGAGCTTCGAACTGACTTCGCACCTGATCCAGGCCGTCGCGGCCGGCATTGGTATCGCACTGGTCCCGCGCATTCTGGTGCAGGACGAAATCCACAGCGGCGAACTGGTCACCCTGTTCGAGCCTCTGGACAGCGGACGAAATTATTACCTGGCTTACGCCACGCGTTTTCAGAACCTGCCATCGCTGTGTGTGTTCAGGGAATGGCTGCTGTCGACGCCGTTTCCCGACCCTTTGTAA
- a CDS encoding LysR substrate-binding domain-containing protein, with protein sequence MRIEPLPPLPNLIAFEAAVRHGSFTRAATELNLTQSAISRQVAQLEEFLGRALFRREHKRIHLTVAGQIYAEQIQRVLTLCAEATAQVITHSGDQQLTLACSSGVAALWLGPLLGRYRDAFPAVDIRLRVVDGLDSLIRAEFDLALYFLREVSPAGLDGRLLFAESVNAYCSPDYLGRRLLEPAQLLDHCLLMLEDGQRQWLSWGDWFGRQGVDASLIRKRMTVNLYPVLVDLAVAGHGIVLGWQPMIDRHVQSGALVPACRKSVGAVGGYYLLTPSGKTPRRAARAFEKWLADEITTLAPSP encoded by the coding sequence GTGCGTATCGAGCCCCTTCCGCCGCTGCCGAACCTGATCGCTTTCGAAGCTGCCGTCCGGCATGGCAGCTTCACGCGTGCAGCCACCGAACTGAACCTGACCCAAAGCGCGATCAGCCGTCAGGTCGCGCAACTGGAGGAATTTCTCGGTCGCGCGCTGTTTCGTCGCGAACACAAGCGCATTCATTTGACGGTCGCCGGGCAGATTTATGCCGAGCAGATCCAGCGCGTACTGACCCTGTGCGCCGAGGCTACCGCTCAGGTGATCACTCACAGCGGCGATCAGCAACTGACTCTGGCATGCTCCAGCGGCGTGGCAGCCTTGTGGCTGGGGCCTTTGCTGGGACGTTATCGCGACGCCTTCCCGGCCGTGGATATCCGCCTGCGCGTGGTCGATGGGCTGGATTCGCTGATTCGCGCCGAATTCGATCTGGCGCTGTATTTTCTGCGCGAAGTCTCACCGGCGGGTCTCGACGGCCGTCTGCTGTTCGCCGAATCGGTCAACGCCTACTGCTCGCCCGATTATCTGGGCAGGCGCCTGCTGGAGCCCGCGCAACTGCTGGATCATTGCCTGCTGATGCTCGAAGACGGCCAGCGTCAATGGTTGTCATGGGGTGACTGGTTCGGCCGCCAGGGTGTCGATGCCTCGCTGATCCGTAAGCGCATGACTGTCAATCTGTATCCTGTGCTGGTCGATCTGGCGGTCGCCGGGCACGGCATCGTGCTCGGCTGGCAGCCGATGATCGACCGCCATGTGCAGTCCGGCGCGCTGGTGCCCGCCTGCCGCAAGAGCGTCGGCGCGGTAGGTGGCTATTACCTGCTGACACCCAGCGGCAAGACGCCTCGACGTGCGGCACGCGCCTTCGAAAAATGGCTGGCAGACGAAATAACCACCCTGGCACCATCGCCCTGA
- a CDS encoding MFS transporter, translating into MSTPQSPASRTHEQKARRAVVATVIGNGLEWFDFTVYSFFSVIIAKVFFPTGSELTSYLLALATFGVGFFMRPVGGIVLGIYSDKRGRKAALSLTILLMALGTLIIGLTPGFAQIGYLAPLLIVLARLLQGFSAGGEMGSATAFLTEHAPEGKKAFYSSWIQASIGVAVLLGSALGAALSSYLTQAQLESWGWRVPFLIGTLIGPVGFYIRSRVDETPAYKAAKPVESPLREVIKTYPRQTLISFSLVVLWTVCTYAILFYIPSYAQRVLGLPSWMGFSAGMMGGAVLIVATPIVGAMADRSGHRPWLLGSAIAIFLSAYPMFLFINQMPGLFSLLIFELVLGLLISGYIGSILAAFGELLPTHVLSTGLSVAYNFAVTIFGGFATFTITWLIASTGSNLAPAFYIMFAAIVSGIGALLYHDRAPAAHQPLSGAYQ; encoded by the coding sequence GTGAGCACACCACAATCCCCTGCTTCACGCACTCACGAACAAAAGGCACGCCGCGCGGTGGTCGCCACGGTGATCGGCAATGGCCTTGAATGGTTTGACTTCACGGTCTACAGCTTCTTCTCGGTGATCATCGCCAAGGTGTTCTTCCCCACTGGCAGCGAACTGACGTCTTACCTGCTGGCGCTGGCGACCTTCGGGGTGGGCTTTTTCATGCGTCCGGTGGGCGGCATTGTGCTGGGCATCTACAGCGACAAGCGCGGGCGCAAGGCGGCATTGTCGCTGACCATCCTGCTGATGGCGCTGGGTACGCTGATCATCGGGCTGACCCCCGGCTTCGCGCAGATCGGCTATCTGGCACCGCTGCTGATTGTCCTGGCGCGCCTGCTGCAAGGGTTCTCTGCCGGTGGCGAGATGGGCAGCGCCACGGCGTTTCTGACCGAGCATGCGCCTGAGGGCAAAAAAGCCTTCTATTCCAGCTGGATTCAGGCCAGCATCGGCGTCGCGGTGCTACTGGGTTCCGCGCTGGGCGCGGCGCTGTCCAGTTACCTGACCCAGGCACAGCTCGAAAGCTGGGGCTGGAGGGTGCCGTTTCTGATCGGCACGCTGATCGGACCGGTCGGTTTCTATATTCGCAGCCGGGTTGACGAGACACCTGCCTACAAGGCTGCAAAACCGGTCGAATCGCCGCTGCGCGAAGTGATCAAGACCTACCCGCGACAAACCCTGATCAGCTTTTCGCTGGTCGTGCTGTGGACCGTCTGCACCTATGCCATCCTGTTTTATATCCCCTCCTATGCCCAGCGCGTGCTCGGCCTGCCGTCATGGATGGGCTTCAGCGCTGGCATGATGGGCGGCGCGGTACTGATCGTCGCCACACCGATTGTCGGCGCTATGGCCGACCGCAGCGGGCATCGCCCCTGGCTGCTGGGCTCGGCCATTGCCATCTTCCTCAGCGCCTACCCGATGTTTCTGTTCATCAACCAGATGCCGGGGCTGTTTTCACTGTTGATCTTCGAACTGGTGCTCGGTCTGCTGATTTCCGGTTACATCGGCTCGATCCTCGCAGCCTTCGGTGAATTGCTGCCAACCCACGTGCTGTCCACCGGGCTTTCGGTGGCCTACAACTTCGCCGTCACGATCTTCGGCGGTTTTGCCACCTTCACTATCACCTGGCTGATTGCCTCGACCGGCAGCAACCTGGCGCCGGCCTTCTACATCATGTTCGCCGCCATCGTCAGCGGTATTGGCGCACTGCTTTATCACGACCGTGCGCCCGCGGCACACCAACCCTTGTCTGGAGCTTACCAATGA
- a CDS encoding GNAT family N-acetyltransferase/peptidase C39 family protein, with protein MDFIFRDAVETDVDDLLLLENQCFDGDRLTARSFHWMIRRANASLIVAEQAGQLTGYALVLFHRGTSLGRLYSLAIADAARGKGLGRQLLQRAEQQAVGRDCAYLRLEVRPDNGAAIALYERSGYRRFAQVDDYYQDHAPALRYEKRIVEHARLYSRSVPYYQQTLEFTCGPACLLMAMKALQPARSMGRGEELQIWREATTVFMTSGHGGCSPQGLALAALQRGFAVKLLVSVSGPLFLGGVRSDNKKQVIRLVHEQFCDALQTAGVQTLPNRSLNLPGLLADGGKPLVLISSYRLTRSKAPHWVMVTDCDSDFVYLHDPDIDHSLHRQAIDCQHLPVSHADFNRMSCFGADKLRAAVIVFAAPVDDHACASADRPQDSLP; from the coding sequence ATGGACTTTATATTTCGAGATGCAGTTGAAACCGATGTCGACGACTTGCTGCTTCTGGAGAACCAGTGTTTTGACGGCGACCGTCTGACCGCGCGCAGCTTCCACTGGATGATCCGCCGCGCCAATGCCAGCCTGATCGTCGCCGAGCAGGCCGGACAGCTCACCGGCTATGCACTGGTGCTGTTTCATCGCGGCACCTCGTTGGGGCGCTTGTATTCGCTGGCGATTGCCGATGCAGCGCGAGGCAAGGGGCTGGGCAGACAGTTGTTGCAACGTGCCGAGCAGCAGGCCGTGGGCCGCGACTGCGCTTACCTGCGCCTTGAGGTGCGCCCCGATAACGGCGCTGCCATCGCGCTTTACGAGCGCAGCGGTTATCGGCGTTTCGCCCAGGTCGACGACTATTATCAAGACCATGCCCCGGCCTTGCGCTACGAAAAACGCATCGTTGAACACGCCCGGCTGTACAGTCGCTCAGTGCCTTACTACCAGCAGACCCTGGAGTTCACCTGTGGCCCGGCCTGTCTGTTGATGGCCATGAAAGCCCTGCAACCTGCGCGCTCGATGGGCCGTGGCGAAGAATTGCAGATCTGGCGCGAGGCGACCACGGTGTTCATGACCTCCGGCCACGGCGGTTGCAGCCCTCAGGGGCTTGCGCTGGCGGCTCTTCAACGGGGCTTCGCGGTGAAGCTGCTGGTATCGGTTTCGGGCCCGTTGTTTCTGGGCGGTGTGCGCAGTGACAACAAGAAACAGGTGATTCGCCTGGTTCACGAGCAATTCTGTGATGCGCTGCAAACCGCAGGAGTGCAGACACTGCCCAATCGCTCGTTGAATCTGCCAGGCCTGCTGGCCGACGGCGGCAAGCCGCTGGTGCTGATCAGCAGTTACCGCCTGACCCGTTCCAAGGCACCGCACTGGGTGATGGTCACCGATTGCGACAGCGATTTTGTCTACCTGCACGATCCCGATATTGATCACAGCCTGCATCGGCAGGCCATCGACTGCCAGCATTTGCCGGTAAGCCATGCCGACTTCAATCGCATGAGTTGTTTCGGTGCCGATAAACTTCGGGCGGCAGTGATTGTGTTTGCCGCGCCTGTGGATGATCATGCGTGCGCTTCAGCAGACCGGCCACAGGATTCCCTACCGTGA